The following coding sequences lie in one Flavobacterium cyclinae genomic window:
- the atpD gene encoding F0F1 ATP synthase subunit beta: MSRITGKVAQIIGPVVDVVFNDANAELPKIYDSLEITKKDGTLLVLEVQSHIGENTVRTISMDSTDGLSRGAEVVATGAPIQMPIGGEVFGRLFNVIGDAIDGLGDLPKTGESGLPIHRPAPKFEDLSTSTEVLFTGIKVIDLIEPYAKGGKIGLFGGAGVGKTVLIQELINNIAKGHGGLSVFAGVGERTREGNDLLREMLESGIIKYGDDFMHSMENGGWDLAKVDKELMKDSKATFVFGQMNEPPGARARVALSGLTIAEYFRDGAGDGQGKDVLFFVDNIFRFTQAGSEVSALLGRMPSAVGYQPTLATEMGAMQERITSTKKGSITSVQAVYVPADDLTDPAPATTFAHLDATTVLSRKIAELGIYPAVDPLDSTSRILTPEILGKDHYECAQRVKEILQKYKQLQDIIAILGMEELSEDDKLAVARARRVQRFLSQPFHVAEQFTGIPGVLVDIKDTIKGFNMIIDGELDHLPEAAFNLKGTIEEAIEAGEKMLAEA, translated from the coding sequence ATGTCTAGAATCACAGGAAAAGTTGCACAAATTATCGGACCAGTTGTTGACGTCGTGTTTAATGATGCAAATGCTGAGTTACCAAAAATTTACGATTCATTAGAAATCACTAAAAAAGACGGTACTTTATTAGTATTAGAAGTTCAATCTCATATTGGAGAAAATACAGTTCGTACAATTTCTATGGACTCTACAGACGGTTTGTCTAGAGGTGCTGAAGTAGTTGCTACTGGAGCTCCAATTCAAATGCCAATTGGTGGTGAGGTTTTTGGACGTCTATTTAATGTAATCGGTGATGCTATCGATGGTTTAGGAGATTTACCAAAAACAGGTGAAAGTGGTTTACCAATTCACAGACCTGCTCCAAAATTTGAAGATTTATCAACTTCTACTGAAGTTTTATTTACAGGTATTAAAGTAATCGACTTAATTGAGCCTTATGCTAAAGGAGGTAAAATTGGATTATTTGGTGGTGCTGGAGTAGGTAAAACCGTATTGATTCAAGAATTAATTAACAATATTGCAAAAGGTCACGGTGGTTTATCAGTATTTGCTGGTGTAGGTGAGAGAACTCGTGAAGGAAATGACCTTTTAAGAGAGATGTTAGAATCAGGAATTATTAAATATGGTGATGATTTCATGCACTCTATGGAAAATGGAGGATGGGATTTAGCTAAAGTAGATAAAGAATTAATGAAAGATTCTAAAGCTACTTTCGTATTCGGTCAGATGAATGAGCCACCAGGAGCACGTGCTCGTGTTGCTTTATCAGGTTTAACAATTGCTGAATATTTCCGTGATGGAGCAGGAGATGGACAAGGAAAAGACGTACTTTTCTTCGTTGATAACATCTTCCGTTTTACACAAGCAGGTTCTGAGGTGTCTGCACTTTTAGGTCGTATGCCATCTGCGGTAGGGTACCAACCTACATTAGCAACAGAAATGGGTGCGATGCAAGAGCGTATTACCTCAACTAAAAAAGGATCTATTACATCTGTACAAGCGGTTTACGTACCTGCGGATGACTTAACTGACCCGGCTCCTGCAACAACGTTTGCTCACTTAGATGCAACAACAGTATTGTCTCGTAAAATTGCTGAGTTAGGTATTTATCCTGCAGTAGATCCATTAGATTCTACTTCTCGTATCTTAACTCCGGAAATTTTAGGTAAAGATCACTACGAGTGTGCTCAAAGAGTAAAAGAGATTCTTCAAAAATACAAACAATTACAAGATATCATCGCTATCTTAGGTATGGAAGAGTTGTCAGAAGACGATAAATTAGCAGTTGCTAGAGCGCGTCGTGTACAACGTTTCTTATCTCAGCCTTTCCACGTAGCGGAGCAATTTACTGGTATTCCTGGAGTATTAGTAGATATTAAAGATACTATCAAAGGATTTAACATGATTATTGATGGTGAGTTAGATCACTTACCAGAAGCAGCATTTAACCTTAAAGGTACTATCGAAGAAGCTATCGAAGCTGGAGAGAAAATGTTAGCAGAAGCTTAA
- a CDS encoding F0F1 ATP synthase subunit epsilon: protein MILEIVSPEATLFKGEVTSVAVPGVNGEFQMLNNHAPIVSLLAKGNVKINAQNIKIEKEFASKFNKVNEQTYWLPINSGTIEMNENKIIVLAD, encoded by the coding sequence ATGATTTTAGAAATAGTATCACCAGAAGCTACATTGTTCAAAGGAGAAGTTACTTCGGTAGCAGTTCCTGGAGTTAACGGTGAGTTTCAAATGCTAAATAATCACGCACCAATTGTTTCATTGTTAGCAAAAGGAAACGTGAAAATCAATGCTCAAAATATTAAAATTGAAAAAGAATTTGCTTCTAAATTCAATAAAGTAAATGAGCAAACGTACTGGCTGCCTATTAATTCAGGTACCATCGAAATGAATGAAAACAAAATTATTGTTTTAGCTGACTAA
- the aspS gene encoding aspartate--tRNA ligase, with protein MYRSHNCGELNASHINTEVTLAGWVQKSRDKGFMIWVDLRDRYGITQLIFDEQRTDKAVFEKAKSLGREFVIQVKGSVIERESKNANMATGEIEILVAELTILNEAQLPPFTIEDETDGGEDIRMKYRYLDIRRNPVKNNLLFRHKVSMEVRKYLSDQGFCDVETPYLIKSTPEGARDFVVPSRMNEGQFYALPQSPQTFKQLLMVGGMDKYFQIVKCFRDEDLRADRQPEFTQIDCEMAFVEQEDILNMFEGLTRHLLKEIKGIEVDKFPRITYDYAMKTYGNDKPDIRFEMKFGELNAVAQHKDFPVFNSAELVVGIAAPGCATYTRKEIDALIDWVKRPQIGASGMVYVKCEEDGTFKSSVDKFYDQEDLKKWAEITNAKPGDLILILSGNANKVRTQLSALRMEVATRLGLRKSDEFAPLWVVDFPLLEWDEESGRYHAMHHPFTSPKPEDMALIETEPGKVRANAYDMVLNGNEIGGGSIRIHDRELQSRMFDLLGFSKEEAQAQFGFLMSAFEFGAPPHGGLAFGLDRLVSILGGQETIRDFIAFPKNNSGRDVMIDAPSTIDEAQLQELHIKLR; from the coding sequence ATGTACAGAAGTCATAACTGTGGCGAATTAAACGCTTCACACATTAATACAGAAGTTACCCTAGCAGGTTGGGTTCAAAAATCGAGAGATAAAGGTTTTATGATTTGGGTTGATTTACGTGACCGTTATGGTATTACCCAATTAATTTTCGACGAACAAAGAACTGATAAAGCTGTTTTTGAAAAAGCAAAATCCCTTGGAAGAGAGTTTGTAATTCAAGTAAAAGGGTCTGTGATTGAGCGCGAATCGAAAAACGCTAATATGGCAACGGGTGAAATTGAAATTTTAGTTGCTGAATTAACCATTTTAAACGAAGCACAATTGCCTCCATTCACTATTGAAGACGAAACGGATGGTGGTGAAGATATTCGTATGAAATACCGTTATTTAGATATCAGAAGAAATCCGGTTAAAAACAACTTATTGTTCCGTCATAAAGTATCGATGGAAGTAAGAAAATATCTTTCTGACCAAGGTTTTTGTGATGTAGAAACGCCTTATTTAATTAAATCTACTCCAGAAGGTGCACGTGATTTCGTAGTACCAAGTAGAATGAATGAAGGTCAGTTTTATGCTTTACCACAATCACCACAAACCTTCAAACAGTTGTTGATGGTGGGTGGAATGGACAAATATTTCCAAATTGTGAAATGTTTCCGTGACGAAGATTTACGTGCTGACCGTCAACCAGAATTTACTCAAATCGACTGTGAAATGGCATTTGTTGAACAAGAAGATATATTAAACATGTTTGAAGGTTTAACCCGTCATTTACTAAAAGAAATCAAAGGAATTGAAGTAGATAAATTCCCAAGAATTACTTACGATTACGCTATGAAAACGTACGGTAATGACAAACCAGATATTCGTTTTGAAATGAAATTTGGCGAGTTGAATGCCGTTGCCCAACATAAAGATTTCCCTGTATTCAATTCAGCTGAATTAGTAGTTGGAATCGCTGCACCAGGTTGTGCAACTTATACGAGAAAAGAAATCGATGCTTTAATTGATTGGGTAAAACGCCCTCAAATTGGAGCTTCGGGAATGGTCTATGTAAAATGTGAAGAAGATGGAACTTTCAAATCATCAGTAGACAAATTCTACGATCAAGAAGATTTGAAAAAATGGGCTGAAATAACCAATGCAAAACCTGGTGATTTAATTTTGATTTTATCGGGTAATGCAAATAAAGTAAGAACACAATTATCGGCACTTCGTATGGAAGTAGCTACTCGTTTAGGTTTGAGAAAATCAGACGAATTTGCTCCATTATGGGTAGTAGATTTCCCATTATTAGAATGGGACGAAGAAAGCGGAAGATATCATGCAATGCACCATCCTTTTACTTCTCCAAAACCAGAAGACATGGCATTAATTGAAACTGAACCAGGAAAAGTTCGCGCTAATGCTTATGATATGGTTTTAAACGGAAACGAAATTGGTGGTGGTTCTATTCGTATTCACGACAGAGAATTACAATCGAGAATGTTTGATTTGTTAGGATTTAGCAAAGAAGAAGCACAAGCACAATTTGGTTTCTTAATGAGCGCTTTCGAATTTGGAGCACCACCACACGGAGGTTTAGCTTTCGGTTTGGATAGATTAGTTTCTATTTTAGGTGGACAAGAAACGATTCGTGATTTTATTGCATTCCCTAAAAACAACTCAGGAAGAGACGTAATGATTGATGCTCCTTCAACAATTGATGAAGCACAATTACAAGAATTACATATTAAATTAAGATAA
- a CDS encoding TonB-dependent receptor plug domain-containing protein: MKKIGFLLSLSFAVLKGNAQENIQKTDTLKEVVITSSRIDLPFKENSRTIQIVSAEDIKKLGVTNVADALQQIAGIDVRRQGINGMQSDLYIRGGSFDQTLLLIDGIKVDDAQTGHHTMNLALPIEVIKRIEVIKGPAARIFGQNAYSGAINIVTKDAPENSLVAKVQGGSFHQFLGEVTGAINMEKSSHLVHISKNFSEGYRYNTDFDNTNIFVKSQFNKDKQPIDFIATLSERKFGANGFYGIASATEQYEETQASLIGFSTIIKKGNLTLKPRIYWRRNQDLYLYIRSNPSAYRNMHITNKIAAELNASYQSDLGITGFGVEFSKYYIGSNRLGDNQREIASLFLEHRFQFFNTVLDVTPGISASYFSDFDNQVFPGVDVGVQISDKFRAYGNIGTSYRVPTYTNLYYSSPTTISNPNLNTEEAFSQEIGLKYISNRFNFSVAAFNRDADNLIDYVRENSTDAWQAQNIQSVSTKGYETQLDYSFTIHNLPQKIQLGYAYLDNDVKKSEANFSQYAINSMKHQFTSSFQFNFFKGLNTTIAYRYVERTAGMSYNVYDANISYRIRAIELSMFANNIFNADYIESGMIPMPKGNVLFGMKYFFK, translated from the coding sequence ATGAAAAAAATTGGTTTTTTACTGTCGTTAAGTTTTGCGGTTTTAAAAGGAAATGCTCAGGAAAATATTCAGAAAACAGATACATTAAAAGAAGTTGTAATTACATCTTCGCGTATTGATTTACCGTTCAAAGAAAATTCAAGAACTATTCAAATAGTTTCTGCTGAAGATATTAAAAAATTAGGTGTTACAAATGTTGCCGATGCTTTACAACAAATTGCTGGAATTGATGTTCGTCGTCAAGGTATAAACGGAATGCAATCGGATTTATACATTAGAGGGGGAAGTTTTGATCAGACTTTATTGTTAATTGATGGTATAAAAGTAGATGATGCGCAAACGGGACATCATACTATGAATTTAGCTTTACCTATTGAAGTTATCAAAAGAATTGAAGTAATAAAAGGACCTGCGGCTCGTATTTTTGGGCAAAATGCTTATAGTGGTGCTATTAATATTGTAACTAAAGATGCTCCTGAAAATTCATTAGTTGCAAAAGTGCAAGGTGGCTCTTTTCATCAATTTTTAGGGGAAGTTACTGGAGCAATTAATATGGAAAAATCGAGTCATTTGGTTCATATAAGTAAAAATTTCTCGGAAGGTTATCGATACAATACCGACTTTGACAATACAAATATTTTTGTAAAAAGTCAGTTTAATAAAGATAAGCAACCAATTGACTTCATTGCAACATTGAGCGAACGAAAATTTGGTGCTAATGGATTTTATGGAATCGCATCTGCAACAGAACAATATGAAGAAACTCAGGCCAGTTTAATTGGGTTTTCAACTATAATTAAGAAAGGGAATTTAACTTTGAAACCAAGAATATATTGGAGAAGAAATCAAGATTTATATTTATATATCAGAAGTAATCCATCGGCTTACAGAAACATGCACATTACAAATAAAATTGCAGCCGAATTAAACGCTTCTTATCAATCAGATCTTGGAATTACCGGTTTTGGAGTGGAGTTTTCAAAATATTATATTGGTAGTAACCGTTTAGGAGATAATCAAAGAGAAATTGCGAGTTTATTTTTAGAACATCGTTTTCAATTTTTCAACACTGTTTTAGATGTTACTCCCGGAATTTCCGCTTCTTATTTTTCAGATTTTGACAATCAAGTTTTTCCTGGTGTAGATGTAGGTGTTCAAATTTCAGATAAATTTAGAGCTTACGGGAATATTGGAACTTCTTACAGAGTGCCTACTTATACCAATTTATATTATTCTTCACCAACAACTATAAGTAATCCAAATTTAAATACGGAAGAAGCTTTTTCACAAGAAATTGGTTTAAAATATATAAGTAATAGGTTTAATTTTTCGGTAGCTGCTTTTAATCGTGATGCTGATAATTTAATTGATTATGTTCGTGAGAATTCAACGGATGCTTGGCAAGCACAAAACATTCAAAGTGTAAGTACTAAAGGATACGAGACGCAATTAGATTACTCATTTACGATTCATAATTTGCCTCAAAAAATTCAGTTAGGTTATGCTTATTTAGATAACGATGTTAAGAAAAGTGAAGCTAATTTTTCGCAATATGCTATCAACTCAATGAAACATCAGTTTACAAGTAGCTTTCAATTCAATTTCTTTAAAGGATTAAATACCACTATTGCTTATCGATATGTAGAACGTACTGCAGGAATGAGCTACAATGTGTATGATGCTAATATTAGTTATAGAATAAGAGCAATTGAGTTATCTATGTTTGCTAATAATATTTTTAATGCAGATTATATTGAGTCCGGTATGATTCCTATGCCAAAAGGGAATGTGTTATTTGGTATGAAGTATTTTTTTAAATAA
- a CDS encoding aminotransferase-like domain-containing protein, which produces MASPVIAILNSIIQFEKKSDNPVFIQISQQIINAIQRGIITKGTVLPGTRILSQALHINRNTVVAVYEELASQGWVEIVPNKGTYVLIPELKTATLKAIHESKNLVSDYAKTTGFTFQTSFHLSPTDELIKARFNINDGQPDLRLHPIHQFSKWYSASMKRKNLISKWNKPTAYSNFEVQLANYLNATRGFKINPNNIMNTRSTEMSLYIISQLLLKKDDIVLVGNLSNYAANMIFQQVGAKIKTITTDEFGLSIEQIEKLCKKEKIRCVYVCSNRHYPTTNSLSPNRRLQLLELANQYKFAIIEDDFDYDFQFEGTAKLPLASSDTNGQVIYLGKLGQSLFPSFQSGFVVAPENLILEAKNYLQILDKQGDLIQEQMLSELIYEGEIHRLIKKNILLYEKRLELLCQLLDEHLNEYITYKKPNGGLAIWLEFTQKISLIKLAEEALKLDLHLPKKILYQDKNVCAIRFGFGQLNEEEIEIVVSKLKQAYINLK; this is translated from the coding sequence ATAGCTAGTCCGGTTATTGCAATATTAAATTCCATCATTCAGTTTGAAAAAAAGAGTGACAATCCTGTATTTATTCAAATATCCCAACAAATTATCAATGCTATTCAACGCGGAATTATTACAAAAGGTACGGTTTTACCTGGAACCCGAATTTTAAGTCAAGCTTTACATATTAATCGCAATACTGTTGTTGCAGTTTATGAAGAATTAGCTTCACAAGGTTGGGTTGAAATTGTTCCTAATAAAGGTACATATGTTTTAATTCCCGAACTTAAAACCGCAACCTTAAAAGCAATTCATGAAAGTAAAAATTTAGTGAGTGATTATGCTAAAACTACTGGATTTACTTTTCAAACTTCGTTTCATTTATCGCCTACAGATGAACTAATCAAGGCACGTTTTAATATTAATGATGGGCAACCCGATTTAAGATTACATCCTATACATCAGTTTTCAAAATGGTACAGTGCCTCTATGAAACGAAAAAATTTGATTTCAAAATGGAACAAACCTACAGCCTATTCCAACTTTGAAGTACAATTGGCCAATTATCTTAACGCAACTCGAGGTTTTAAAATAAATCCGAATAATATAATGAATACTCGGAGTACCGAAATGAGTTTGTATATTATTTCACAATTATTACTAAAAAAAGACGATATAGTCTTGGTTGGTAATTTGAGTAATTATGCCGCTAATATGATTTTTCAACAAGTGGGCGCAAAAATAAAAACCATTACTACAGATGAATTTGGATTAAGCATTGAACAAATTGAAAAACTATGCAAAAAAGAAAAAATTCGATGTGTTTATGTTTGTTCTAACAGACATTATCCTACAACAAATTCCTTGAGTCCTAATAGAAGATTACAATTATTAGAATTGGCGAACCAATATAAATTTGCCATTATAGAAGATGATTTTGATTATGATTTTCAATTTGAAGGAACCGCAAAATTACCTTTGGCGAGTTCAGACACTAATGGACAGGTAATTTATTTGGGGAAACTTGGGCAATCTCTTTTTCCAAGTTTTCAATCAGGTTTTGTTGTAGCACCTGAAAATTTGATTCTTGAAGCAAAAAACTACTTGCAAATTCTTGACAAACAGGGCGATTTAATTCAAGAACAAATGTTATCAGAATTAATTTATGAAGGCGAAATTCACCGATTAATTAAAAAAAATATTCTCCTTTACGAAAAACGTTTGGAGCTTTTATGTCAACTTTTAGACGAACATTTGAATGAATATATTACCTATAAAAAGCCCAATGGAGGCTTAGCAATTTGGTTAGAATTTACTCAAAAAATCTCATTAATAAAGCTTGCAGAAGAAGCATTAAAACTCGATTTACATTTACCAAAGAAAATTTTATATCAAGATAAAAATGTATGTGCTATTCGATTTGGTTTTGGTCAATTAAATGAAGAAGAAATAGAAATTGTGGTGAGTAAATTAAAGCAAGCTTACATAAATTTAAAATAA
- the glmS gene encoding glutamine--fructose-6-phosphate transaminase (isomerizing), translating to MCGIVGYIGKRDAYSVIIKGLHRLEYRGYDSAGIVLYDGNELKLSKTKGKVSDLEAKAQEENTTIGKIGMGHTRWATHGVPNDVNSHPHFSNSGKLVIIHNGIIENYEPLKQELIKRGYTFKSDTDTEVLVNLIEEVKKKENCKLGHAVQIALNQVIGAYAIAVIDVEKPDEIIVARLGSPLAIGIGEEEFFIASDATPFIEYTSNAIYLEDEEMAIVRLHKPLKVRKIKDDSLVDPYIQELQLNLEQIEKGGYDHFMMKEIYEQPSVIKDTYRGRLLANKGIVQMSGVEDNLEKFLNAKRILVVACGTSWHAGLVAEYIIEEFSRIPVEVEYASEFRYRNPIINKDDVVIAISQSGETADTLAAIKLAKENGAFVFGVCNVVGSSISRETHAGAYTHAGPEIGVASTKAFTTQITILTLLALRLAKAKGTLSNSDYQRYLLELELIPEKVEEALLTNDIAKKIAEIYKDASNCLYLGRGYNFPVALEGALKLKEISYIHAEGYPAAEMKHGPIALIDEHMPVIVIAPNKGHYDKVVSNIQEIKSRSGKIIAVVTKGDTQVKALADHVIEIPETNEPFTPLLTTIPLQLLSYHIAVLRGCNVDQPRNLAKSVTVE from the coding sequence ATGTGTGGAATTGTAGGATATATAGGCAAAAGAGATGCTTATTCTGTAATTATTAAAGGATTACACCGTTTAGAGTATAGAGGTTATGATAGTGCAGGTATCGTTTTATATGACGGTAACGAATTAAAATTATCTAAAACTAAAGGTAAGGTATCTGATTTAGAAGCAAAAGCGCAAGAAGAAAATACAACAATTGGTAAAATAGGTATGGGGCATACGCGTTGGGCAACTCATGGTGTGCCTAATGATGTTAATTCGCATCCTCATTTTTCAAACTCTGGAAAATTAGTAATTATTCATAATGGAATTATTGAAAATTACGAACCTTTAAAACAAGAATTAATCAAAAGAGGTTATACTTTTAAATCGGATACAGATACTGAAGTATTGGTTAATTTGATTGAAGAAGTTAAGAAAAAAGAAAATTGTAAGTTAGGTCATGCGGTTCAAATTGCATTAAACCAAGTTATTGGTGCTTATGCAATTGCAGTAATTGATGTTGAAAAACCTGATGAAATTATAGTAGCACGTTTAGGAAGTCCACTAGCAATTGGAATTGGAGAAGAAGAATTTTTTATTGCTTCTGATGCAACACCTTTTATCGAGTATACGTCAAATGCTATTTATTTAGAAGATGAAGAAATGGCAATTGTGCGTTTACACAAACCATTAAAAGTTAGAAAAATTAAAGACGATTCTTTGGTTGATCCTTATATTCAAGAACTTCAATTAAACTTGGAGCAAATTGAAAAAGGGGGTTACGATCATTTTATGATGAAAGAAATCTATGAGCAACCAAGTGTAATCAAAGATACTTATAGAGGAAGACTTTTGGCTAATAAAGGGATAGTACAAATGTCGGGTGTAGAAGATAATTTGGAAAAATTCTTAAATGCTAAACGAATCTTGGTTGTGGCATGTGGAACTTCATGGCATGCTGGATTGGTAGCCGAATATATTATAGAAGAATTTTCAAGAATTCCTGTTGAAGTAGAATACGCATCTGAATTCCGATATAGAAATCCTATTATTAATAAAGATGATGTGGTAATTGCAATTTCTCAATCTGGTGAAACTGCTGATACTCTTGCCGCTATTAAGTTGGCTAAAGAAAATGGAGCATTTGTATTTGGAGTTTGTAATGTGGTTGGTTCTTCCATTTCTCGTGAAACTCATGCAGGAGCTTATACACACGCTGGACCAGAAATTGGAGTAGCATCTACTAAAGCATTTACTACGCAAATTACAATTCTTACTTTGTTAGCACTTCGTTTGGCTAAAGCTAAAGGTACTTTAAGTAATTCTGATTACCAACGTTATTTGCTTGAATTAGAGTTGATACCTGAAAAAGTTGAAGAAGCATTATTAACAAATGATATTGCTAAAAAAATTGCCGAAATTTACAAAGACGCATCGAATTGCTTATATTTAGGTAGGGGATATAATTTCCCAGTAGCTTTAGAAGGAGCTTTGAAATTAAAAGAGATCTCTTATATTCATGCAGAAGGTTATCCAGCAGCTGAAATGAAGCACGGACCTATTGCTTTGATTGATGAGCACATGCCGGTTATTGTTATTGCACCAAATAAAGGACACTATGATAAAGTGGTAAGTAACATTCAAGAAATTAAATCAAGAAGTGGAAAAATTATTGCAGTGGTAACTAAAGGAGATACTCAAGTAAAAGCTTTAGCAGATCACGTTATTGAAATTCCAGAAACTAACGAACCATTTACACCATTATTAACTACAATTCCATTACAGTTATTGTCGTATCATATTGCAGTTTTAAGAGGTTGTAATGTTGATCAACCAAGAAATTTAGCAAAATCTGTAACCGTAGAATAA
- a CDS encoding cold-shock protein, which translates to MRTGKVKFFNESKGYGFITDDETGKDIFVHATGMKVESLNEGDSVSYEEEEGRKGKVAAQVVVIE; encoded by the coding sequence ATGAGAACAGGTAAAGTTAAGTTCTTCAATGAATCAAAAGGTTACGGTTTTATTACTGATGATGAAACTGGAAAAGACATTTTCGTACACGCTACTGGAATGAAAGTTGAATCTTTAAATGAAGGAGACAGCGTAAGTTACGAAGAAGAAGAAGGAAGAAAAGGTAAAGTAGCTGCTCAGGTAGTAGTTATCGAATAA
- a CDS encoding DUF4270 domain-containing protein, which produces MKNNLLKIATLLFLFLSLLSCDKDFNTLESDVIGDNHFDLEKYEAENLIAYTKATGPVQANNLPLNALGIYNNPKFGITKAHFVTQVELSTENPSFGYDPVIDSVYLYVPYFSTLESTETSGERIYELDSIYGNPETGKFKLSVLENGYYLRDFDPSDNLQSAQKYYSDDKNLIDPFKGSELLNNSSNVDQNNEFYFSKKELYIYKTDGAGLYLDSNGAVLSDQNDASLRVIKDRKTPGIWLDLKSSFFQQKIIDATATGNLFNNNIFKNYFRGLLFEVEEINPGQGALAILDFSKAELKILYKASAEPTVENPNPIRTRREFSLKMGYNSSSTLRNNSINLLEYNYSSDYQTGINNSNDVLGDEKLYIKGGNGSVAFIDLFNATELQRLRDDIADNNWLINDARLTFFIEKDEMVAVDKDEEPQRIYIFDATNNKVIVDYSYDSSSSFNPKNNKVIFGGIIERETDEPKKGIKYTVRLTEHIKSVLKADTNGDFQDNIKIGVSVTESINLTASAAVKTPISANGFAVNSIPLASILNPLGTVLHGPLSTATYTDDNGNVVPMKLKLEIFFTKPN; this is translated from the coding sequence ATGAAAAATAATTTATTAAAAATAGCTACACTTTTATTTCTTTTTCTCTCTTTATTGTCATGTGACAAGGATTTTAATACTTTAGAATCGGATGTAATTGGAGATAATCATTTTGATTTAGAGAAATATGAAGCTGAAAATTTAATTGCCTATACAAAAGCAACAGGTCCTGTTCAAGCAAATAATTTACCTCTAAATGCATTGGGGATTTATAACAATCCTAAATTTGGAATAACAAAAGCTCATTTTGTTACTCAAGTTGAATTAAGTACAGAAAATCCGTCTTTTGGATATGACCCTGTAATTGATTCTGTTTACTTGTATGTTCCTTATTTCAGTACTCTAGAGTCCACTGAAACTTCAGGTGAAAGAATTTATGAATTGGATTCAATTTATGGAAATCCTGAAACAGGAAAATTTAAATTATCAGTTTTAGAAAATGGGTATTACTTAAGAGATTTTGATCCTTCTGATAATTTACAAAGTGCTCAAAAATACTACAGTGATGATAAAAATTTAATTGACCCATTTAAAGGTTCAGAATTGTTGAATAACAGTTCAAATGTAGATCAAAATAATGAGTTTTATTTTAGTAAAAAAGAATTGTATATCTATAAAACGGATGGTGCAGGATTGTATCTAGATAGTAACGGAGCTGTGCTTTCTGATCAAAACGATGCATCACTTAGGGTTATTAAAGACAGAAAAACACCAGGGATTTGGTTGGATTTAAAAAGTAGTTTTTTTCAACAAAAAATTATCGATGCTACAGCAACTGGAAATTTATTTAACAACAATATTTTCAAAAATTATTTCAGAGGATTATTGTTTGAGGTAGAAGAAATTAATCCAGGACAGGGAGCTTTAGCTATTCTTGATTTCTCTAAAGCAGAACTTAAAATTTTATATAAAGCTTCTGCAGAGCCAACAGTTGAAAATCCGAATCCAATAAGAACAAGAAGAGAGTTTTCTTTAAAAATGGGATATAATTCTTCTTCAACTTTAAGAAATAATAGTATCAATTTATTAGAGTATAATTATTCTTCTGATTATCAAACAGGAATTAACAATTCTAATGATGTGTTAGGGGATGAAAAATTATATATTAAAGGAGGAAATGGATCTGTAGCTTTTATAGATTTATTTAATGCTACTGAACTTCAGCGTTTGAGAGATGATATTGCTGATAATAATTGGTTAATCAATGATGCTCGATTGACTTTTTTCATTGAAAAAGATGAAATGGTAGCGGTTGATAAAGACGAAGAACCTCAAAGAATTTATATTTTTGATGCTACAAATAATAAAGTAATAGTGGATTATTCTTACGATAGTTCTTCAAGTTTTAATCCTAAGAATAATAAAGTTATCTTTGGAGGAATCATTGAAAGAGAAACTGACGAACCTAAAAAAGGAATTAAGTATACTGTGCGATTAACAGAACATATTAAGAGCGTTTTAAAAGCAGATACTAATGGTGATTTCCAAGATAATATTAAAATTGGAGTTTCAGTAACAGAGTCTATAAACCTTACGGCAAGTGCTGCTGTAAAAACCCCTATATCGGCTAATGGATTTGCGGTTAATTCAATACCACTAGCATCAATATTAAATCCCCTAGGAACTGTTTTACATGGTCCATTGAGTACTGCTACTTATACAGACGACAATGGTAACGTAGTACCAATGAAATTAAAACTTGAAATATTTTTCACTAAACCGAACTAA